GAGATTTACCACGGAGTTCAGTATGAGGGCCGCGCGGTGTCGGCATTGGAGCTGTCCGATGACGTGTATGTCATCAACTCCTTCTCTAAGTACTTCTCGATGACGGGATGGCGGCTGGGGTGGATGATCGTGCCAGAGGATCACGTCCGCCGCATCGAACGTTTGGCACAAAACATGTTCATCTGCGCCCCGCATGCTGCCCAGATTGCAGCCCTTGGCGCGTTGGGTGCCCGCGACGAGACCGAGGCAATGCTGGCGGTTTATAGGGAGAACCGACGCCTCATGCTGGAAGGGTTGCCACAGGCCGGTTTCAACAAGATCGCGCCACCGGACGGAGCATTCTACATCTATGCCGACGTCTCGGACCTGACCCAAGACAGCCTTGCCTTTGCTGCGGAAATTCTTGAGCAAGCCGGGGTCGCGGTCACGCCTGGCTTGGATTTTGATCCGGTTCGCGGCCACACTACGTTGCGTTTTTCCTATGCGCGCAGCACTGCGGACATCGCCGAGGGCTTGGACCGATTGAAACGGTTTATGGCTGAGCGGAAATAATTCGCCCCTTCGCCCGGCTTGGGAATCCTGCTAGGATGCTGGCAAAACAATAAGGGCGGTCATGAGCAGGCTGATCTCACTTTCGGTGGCTGCGTCCCTTTGGGGCGTGGGAATGACAGGTGTCGCGGAGTCGCAAGACCTGCGTGCGCTGGCACGTGTCGATATGTCGAGCTCTGTTGTGGAAGACAGCTATGGCGCGACGTCGCTTTCGCTGGCGCTCACGCAGGCGGTTCCCTACCGCGTGCAGGTCTTTGATGGGCCGCCAAGGATCGCGCTGGATTTTCGCGAGGTGGCATTTGAGCCGGACCTGAGTGTGCTGGACCGCTCCGACCGTGTTGCGCAGCTTAGGGCAGGGGTGATCCGCGATGGCTGGTCGCGCCTTGTTCTTGAACTGACCGAGCCGATGCTCGTGGCCTCCGCTGGCATGGAAACCGACCCGCAGGACGGGGACGCAGTTATCAACCTGCACCTAAGGCCTGCGTCCGAAACCGAGTTTGCTGTGCGTGCCGAGGCCAATCTGACGCAGATCGTGGCGTGGGAACGTCCGGCGGAAGCCGCCGCGGATGCGCGGCGGATGATTGTTGTCGATCCCGGCCATGGTGGGGTGGACCCAGGGGCTCAACGGTTCGGCGTGAACGAAGCCGACATCATGCTTCAATTTGCACGGGAACTGCGCGAACAGTTGCTCCGCTCTGGACGTTATGACGTCATCATGACCCGCGAGGATGACAGCTTCGTGTCGCTTCCCCAAAGGGTGTCGCTGGCGCGTGCCGCCGGGGCTGACGCGTTTTTGTCGCTGCATGCCGATGCTTTGGCAGAAGGCCGCGCCACAGGCACAACTATCTATACGCTGTCGGATGACGCCTCAGACGAAGCGTCGGCGAAACTGGCAGAGCGTCAGGACAGGACGGACATTTTGGCAGGTGTGGATTTGACTGCGCAGGACGACCAGATAGCGACTGTGTTGATGGATTTGGCGCGGGCCGAAACAACGCCGCGCACCGACCGGTTGGCAGAAGCCTTGGTCGATGGGCTTCGCAATACTCTGGGCAAGCTGCATAAACGCCCAAGGCTGGAAGCAGGATTCTCGGTGCTCAAGGCTCCCGATATTCCATCGGTACTGATCGAGCTTGGTTTCATGTCATCCCAAACGGATCTGGACCGGTTGCAAGATCCAGTCTGGCGCAGTCAGGCCGCGGCGGGAATCGTTGACGCTATGGACCTATGGGCGCTTGAAGACGCGGCAATCGCGGCAGGGCGGCCCTGAACATGAAAAACGTGATCAA
Above is a window of Litoreibacter janthinus DNA encoding:
- a CDS encoding N-acetylmuramoyl-L-alanine amidase; the encoded protein is MSRLISLSVAASLWGVGMTGVAESQDLRALARVDMSSSVVEDSYGATSLSLALTQAVPYRVQVFDGPPRIALDFREVAFEPDLSVLDRSDRVAQLRAGVIRDGWSRLVLELTEPMLVASAGMETDPQDGDAVINLHLRPASETEFAVRAEANLTQIVAWERPAEAAADARRMIVVDPGHGGVDPGAQRFGVNEADIMLQFARELREQLLRSGRYDVIMTREDDSFVSLPQRVSLARAAGADAFLSLHADALAEGRATGTTIYTLSDDASDEASAKLAERQDRTDILAGVDLTAQDDQIATVLMDLARAETTPRTDRLAEALVDGLRNTLGKLHKRPRLEAGFSVLKAPDIPSVLIELGFMSSQTDLDRLQDPVWRSQAAAGIVDAMDLWALEDAAIAAGRP